The Phragmitibacter flavus genome includes a region encoding these proteins:
- a CDS encoding VOC family protein yields MQTTCASPILQVKDLQEALSFYIDVLGFSEDFVYGDPPYYAGVKYGEVIFHLCSSEEGEERLGKGAVYVFCDEVDGYYAKIISRGAEVTSPLNTYPYGMRDFQIKDKDGNLLTFGTSVEEV; encoded by the coding sequence ATGCAGACGACATGTGCTTCTCCCATTTTGCAGGTCAAGGATCTGCAAGAGGCGCTTTCGTTCTATATCGATGTCCTCGGGTTTTCCGAAGACTTTGTGTATGGCGATCCGCCGTATTATGCGGGAGTGAAATACGGTGAGGTAATTTTCCATTTGTGCTCGTCCGAAGAAGGGGAAGAGCGACTGGGCAAGGGCGCGGTTTATGTGTTCTGTGATGAGGTCGATGGCTATTATGCCAAGATCATTTCCCGGGGTGCCGAGGTGACTTCCCCTTTGAATACCTATCCCTACGGAATGAGAGATTTCCAGATCAAGGACAAGGATGGGAATCTTTTAACTTTCGGGACTTCGGTTGAGGAAGTTTAA
- a CDS encoding PVC-type heme-binding CxxCH protein, whose protein sequence is MKVFVSASSAIILSLGLGLAVAASEKKAAESAPSLPKLVPTELFAAPDGLEVTVWAASPMFSNPTNMDFDAQGRMWIAEGVNYRSHATRRPEGDRIMVLEDSDGDGVADKSSVFVQDPELQAPLGVAVFDNKVVVSQPPNLLVYTDVNRDAKFDPAVDKREVLLTGFNGRQHDHSLHSVTAGPDGLWYWNQGNTGAQFEDKSGKKFSIGSPYNHKPGTTQVADNTEIAGMKSDDGSVWISGFAARMNPDGTAVDIIGHNFRNSYEQIVTSFGDVYQSDNDDPPACRVSLMMEYGNAGFASLDGKRSWRNDQRPGQPTAVAQWRQEDPGSMPAGDVYGGGSPTGVGYYENGALGDKWNGLLLACEAGRNVVFGYLPKPDGAGMKLERFDFLTSNKEKKFAGSDFLGGNNSVNHEVQTLFRPSDVTVGPDGAIYVADWFDPRVGGHADLDDSTSGTIYRIAPKGFKSTVPKVDLQSTEGQLLALQSPAVNVRHAGFVKLKEQGAKAVPAVSALLSDRNSYIAARAVWLLAQMGNEGVAKVTPLLESKDESKRLVAYRALRRAGHQVVSMAARMASDSSPAVRREVALTMRNVPVEQSRDILLKVARGFDGRDRSYLEAFGTGCFGKEKAMFQAVSKAMGTEALKWSEPYAWLAWRLHQPESVGDFKKRALASSLTPAQNKLMMDAIAFVPTQQAADAMIELAAAEGFRWKAEAMWWLFNRKGNDWKDFGIDAALKSRGLYDPATVTLTSFVTPEPPKTASTLPAVADIQKLKGDAKAGMAAVAVCYGCHKVGSQGIDFGPDLTMFGKTQTSEVVLGAIIAPSADIAHGYEGQRIETKDGLVIEGMVLSTGNPVIIRSMGGLTQTVPRERIKQMKKMDRSLMLSAEMMGLDAQKLADIVAYLQSEEIK, encoded by the coding sequence ATGAAAGTATTCGTCTCTGCCTCCTCTGCCATCATTTTATCGCTTGGACTCGGTCTTGCCGTCGCGGCTTCCGAAAAAAAGGCGGCTGAATCTGCACCTTCGCTTCCGAAGCTGGTTCCGACCGAGCTCTTTGCGGCTCCTGATGGTCTTGAGGTTACGGTGTGGGCGGCTTCGCCCATGTTCAGCAATCCGACCAACATGGATTTTGATGCGCAGGGTCGTATGTGGATCGCGGAGGGGGTGAATTATCGCAGTCATGCCACGCGCCGGCCTGAGGGGGATCGCATCATGGTGTTGGAGGATTCCGATGGAGATGGGGTGGCGGACAAAAGTTCCGTCTTTGTGCAGGACCCGGAATTGCAGGCTCCGCTGGGGGTGGCGGTGTTTGACAACAAGGTGGTGGTCTCGCAACCACCGAATCTTTTAGTTTATACGGATGTGAATCGCGATGCGAAGTTTGATCCTGCGGTGGACAAGCGGGAGGTGTTGCTGACCGGGTTTAACGGGCGTCAGCATGACCACAGCCTGCATTCAGTGACGGCGGGTCCGGATGGGTTGTGGTATTGGAACCAAGGGAATACCGGGGCGCAGTTTGAGGACAAGTCAGGTAAAAAGTTTTCCATTGGCAGCCCTTACAATCACAAACCGGGAACCACCCAGGTGGCGGACAATACCGAGATCGCGGGGATGAAGAGTGATGATGGCAGTGTGTGGATCAGCGGCTTTGCGGCGCGGATGAATCCCGATGGCACGGCGGTCGACATCATCGGGCACAACTTTCGCAACAGTTATGAGCAGATCGTGACGTCGTTCGGCGATGTGTATCAGAGTGACAACGATGATCCTCCGGCATGCCGGGTCTCGTTGATGATGGAGTATGGAAATGCGGGGTTTGCGTCGTTGGATGGCAAACGTTCATGGCGCAATGATCAACGTCCAGGTCAGCCGACGGCGGTGGCGCAGTGGCGGCAGGAAGATCCGGGCAGCATGCCGGCGGGCGATGTGTATGGGGGCGGTTCGCCGACGGGAGTGGGGTATTATGAGAACGGGGCATTGGGCGACAAATGGAACGGGTTGTTGCTGGCCTGTGAAGCGGGTCGCAATGTGGTGTTTGGTTATCTGCCGAAGCCTGACGGGGCGGGGATGAAGCTGGAGAGGTTTGACTTTCTGACTTCCAACAAAGAAAAGAAATTCGCGGGATCGGATTTCCTCGGTGGGAACAACAGCGTGAACCATGAGGTGCAGACATTGTTCCGTCCGTCGGATGTGACGGTGGGACCTGATGGGGCGATCTATGTGGCAGACTGGTTTGATCCAAGGGTGGGTGGCCATGCGGATCTCGATGATTCGACTTCAGGCACGATTTACCGGATTGCGCCGAAAGGGTTCAAGTCAACGGTTCCGAAGGTGGATTTGCAAAGCACAGAAGGTCAGTTGCTGGCGTTGCAGAGTCCGGCGGTGAACGTGCGGCATGCGGGTTTTGTGAAGCTGAAGGAGCAAGGGGCCAAGGCGGTGCCGGCAGTATCGGCGTTGTTGTCGGACAGGAATTCTTACATCGCAGCGCGGGCGGTGTGGTTGCTGGCGCAGATGGGGAATGAGGGGGTTGCGAAGGTGACGCCGTTGCTGGAGTCGAAGGATGAGTCCAAGCGCTTGGTGGCTTATCGCGCGTTGCGTCGTGCGGGGCATCAGGTGGTGAGCATGGCCGCGCGGATGGCGTCGGATTCTTCGCCTGCGGTGCGTCGTGAAGTGGCGTTGACGATGAGGAACGTGCCGGTGGAGCAGAGCCGCGATATTTTATTGAAGGTGGCGAGGGGCTTTGATGGTCGTGACCGTTCGTATCTTGAGGCTTTTGGCACGGGTTGTTTTGGCAAGGAGAAGGCGATGTTTCAAGCGGTGAGCAAGGCGATGGGGACGGAGGCTTTGAAGTGGTCGGAGCCGTATGCGTGGCTGGCCTGGCGTTTGCATCAACCGGAGTCGGTGGGCGATTTCAAGAAGCGTGCTTTGGCATCGAGCCTGACGCCGGCACAGAACAAGCTGATGATGGATGCGATCGCGTTTGTGCCTACGCAGCAGGCGGCGGATGCGATGATCGAACTGGCGGCGGCGGAGGGATTTCGCTGGAAGGCCGAGGCGATGTGGTGGTTGTTCAATCGCAAGGGCAATGACTGGAAAGACTTCGGCATTGATGCGGCGCTGAAGTCGCGGGGTTTGTATGATCCGGCGACGGTCACGTTGACCAGTTTTGTCACGCCTGAGCCGCCGAAAACGGCTTCGACTTTGCCTGCGGTGGCCGACATTCAAAAGCTCAAGGGCGATGCCAAGGCCGGGATGGCGGCGGTGGCGGTTTGTTATGGCTGCCACAAAGTGGGCAGTCAGGGCATCGATTTCGGACCGGATTTGACCATGTTTGGCAAGACGCAAACGAGTGAAGTGGTGCTGGGGGCGATCATTGCGCCCTCGGCGGACATTGCGCATGGTTATGAGGGGCAACGTATTGAAACCAAGGATGGATTGGTGATCGAAGGGATGGTGTTGAGCACGGGCAATCCAGTGATCATCCGTAGCATGGGCGGCCTGACGCAGACGGTGCCGCGCGAGCGCATCAAGCAGATGAAGAAGATGGACCGGTCGTTGATGCTTTCCGCAGAAATGATGGGACTGGATGCGCAGAAGCTGGCGGATATCGTGGCGTATTTGCAGTCGGAAGAGATCAAGTAG
- a CDS encoding arsenate reductase family protein, with translation MANEKFEPPHVGCYRRFMLKVYAYKGCSTCRNAIKWLEANGVEFEERAIRETPPSVAELKGMLSARGELRALFNTSGMDYREMGMKDKLPGMSEDEALQLLAENGNLVKRPFAIDEEAGVYLNGFKEAEWEKVLDS, from the coding sequence ATGGCGAATGAAAAGTTTGAGCCTCCTCACGTCGGCTGCTACAGGAGATTCATGTTGAAGGTGTATGCTTACAAAGGGTGCTCGACTTGTCGAAATGCGATCAAGTGGCTGGAGGCGAACGGGGTGGAGTTCGAGGAACGGGCGATTCGCGAGACGCCGCCGTCGGTGGCTGAGTTGAAGGGAATGTTGAGTGCGCGCGGGGAATTGCGGGCCTTGTTCAACACCTCGGGGATGGATTACCGCGAGATGGGAATGAAGGACAAACTGCCGGGGATGAGTGAGGACGAGGCGCTGCAGTTGCTGGCGGAGAATGGCAATCTGGTGAAAAGGCCGTTCGCGATTGATGAAGAGGCGGGGGTTTACCTGAACGGGTTCAAAGAGGCGGAGTGGGAGAAGGTGTTGGATAGTTAA
- a CDS encoding ribulokinase — MHARYSLGLDFGTNSCRSLLVDIADGREIGTSTFNYPSGDMGILTDPRDPNVARQNPQDHLDGLQSVVLGALQQARDTVPDFDPSQVIGIGIDTTGSTPVFVNEQGIPLGLLPQFADNLNAMIWLWKDHTAHAEAAEITALGNQIRPNIMAKCGGIYSSEWFWSKILRLRRIDPAVFDATFSVLEHCDWLPAVLIGSTDPLTAPRSVCSAGHKAMFSKEWGGLPGKEFLTQLDPALADLRDRLYDSAQTADQKAGGLCAEWAQRLGLPEGTAVAVGAMDAHMGAVGAGIKDGALVKIVGTSTCDIMVTPNDKTLADIPGVCGIVDGSVLNGYYGIEAGQSAVGDIFLWFVNHFVPESYGSTNNEKFASMGKAIADQKPGASGLLALDWNNGNRTILVDPRLTGLLIGQTLHTKPHEVYRAYIEATAFGALTIINRIEQYGVPIKEVINTGGLSIKNETMMQIYADVINRPMKVSRSEQTCALGAAIFGATAAGADTVANLQTRMTAIREKVYHPISENVAIYQQLYTLYKSLHDAFGTPDWTGNLHHVMKQLINLRAQQRQ, encoded by the coding sequence ATGCACGCACGCTACTCCCTAGGCCTCGATTTTGGCACCAACTCCTGCCGCTCCCTTCTTGTTGACATCGCCGACGGACGCGAAATCGGCACCTCCACCTTCAACTACCCCAGCGGCGACATGGGCATCCTCACCGATCCACGCGATCCCAACGTCGCCCGCCAAAATCCCCAGGACCACCTGGACGGACTCCAATCCGTCGTCCTCGGCGCTCTTCAGCAAGCCCGCGACACCGTCCCCGACTTCGACCCCTCCCAGGTCATCGGCATCGGCATCGACACCACCGGCAGCACCCCCGTTTTCGTCAACGAACAAGGCATTCCCCTCGGGCTCCTCCCTCAATTCGCCGACAACCTCAACGCCATGATCTGGCTGTGGAAAGACCACACCGCCCACGCCGAAGCTGCAGAAATCACCGCCCTCGGCAACCAGATCCGACCCAACATCATGGCCAAATGCGGCGGCATCTATTCTTCCGAATGGTTCTGGAGCAAAATCCTCCGACTCCGCCGCATCGACCCCGCCGTATTCGACGCCACCTTCAGCGTTTTGGAACACTGCGACTGGCTGCCCGCCGTCCTCATCGGCAGCACCGATCCCCTTACCGCCCCCCGCAGCGTCTGCTCCGCCGGACACAAAGCCATGTTCTCCAAAGAATGGGGCGGACTTCCCGGCAAAGAATTCCTCACCCAGCTCGATCCCGCCCTCGCCGACCTCCGCGACCGCCTTTACGACAGCGCCCAAACCGCTGATCAAAAAGCCGGCGGCCTTTGTGCCGAATGGGCCCAGCGTCTCGGCCTCCCCGAAGGCACCGCCGTCGCCGTCGGAGCCATGGATGCCCACATGGGCGCCGTCGGAGCCGGCATCAAAGATGGAGCTCTCGTCAAAATCGTCGGCACCAGCACCTGCGACATCATGGTCACTCCCAACGACAAAACCCTCGCCGACATCCCCGGCGTCTGCGGCATCGTCGACGGTTCCGTCCTCAACGGCTACTACGGCATCGAGGCCGGCCAAAGCGCCGTCGGCGACATCTTCTTGTGGTTCGTCAATCACTTCGTCCCCGAATCCTACGGCAGCACCAACAACGAAAAATTTGCCTCCATGGGCAAAGCCATCGCCGATCAAAAACCCGGTGCCAGCGGCCTCCTCGCCCTCGACTGGAACAACGGCAACCGCACCATCTTGGTCGACCCGCGCCTGACCGGACTGCTCATCGGCCAGACCCTCCACACCAAACCCCACGAAGTCTACCGCGCCTACATCGAGGCCACCGCCTTTGGAGCCCTCACCATCATCAATCGAATCGAACAATACGGCGTCCCCATCAAGGAAGTCATCAACACCGGCGGCCTCTCCATCAAAAACGAAACCATGATGCAGATCTACGCCGACGTCATCAACCGCCCCATGAAAGTCAGCCGCAGCGAACAAACCTGCGCCCTCGGAGCCGCCATCTTCGGTGCCACCGCCGCCGGAGCCGACACCGTCGCCAACCTGCAAACCCGCATGACCGCCATCCGCGAAAAAGTCTACCACCCCATTTCCGAAAACGTCGCCATCTACCAGCAACTTTACACTCTCTACAAATCCCTTCACGACGCCTTCGGCACCCCCGACTGGACCGGCAATCTCCACCACGTCATGAAACAACTCATCAACCTCCGCGCCCAGCAGAGGCAATAG
- the araD gene encoding L-ribulose-5-phosphate 4-epimerase AraD — protein MLSTLKQQVCDANRALETSGLVKLTWGNVSGIDRTSGLWCIKPSGIPYADLTPDHLVVLDLDGNITDHGSQLRPSSDTKTHLHLYQNFPTIGGITHTHSPYATAFAQAGRELPCLGTTHADHFFGTVPLARPLTPEEIEADYELHTGVSIVERFRELNLNPLETPAILLSHHAPFTWGKTPAAGLDNSTALEVCAQMAIHTLALNPSATTIPAHILNKHHSRKHGPDAYYGQKDCAK, from the coding sequence ATGCTCTCCACCCTCAAACAACAAGTCTGCGACGCCAACCGCGCCCTTGAAACCAGCGGTCTCGTCAAACTGACTTGGGGCAACGTCAGCGGCATCGACCGAACCTCCGGCCTATGGTGCATCAAACCCAGCGGCATCCCCTACGCCGACCTTACCCCCGATCACCTCGTCGTCCTCGATCTCGACGGCAACATCACCGATCACGGCAGCCAGTTGCGTCCATCCTCCGACACCAAAACCCATCTCCATCTCTACCAAAACTTCCCCACCATCGGCGGCATCACCCACACCCACTCCCCATACGCCACCGCCTTTGCCCAGGCCGGTCGTGAACTCCCCTGCCTAGGCACCACCCATGCCGACCATTTCTTCGGCACCGTCCCCCTCGCCCGCCCTCTCACTCCTGAAGAAATCGAAGCCGACTACGAACTCCACACCGGCGTCAGCATTGTCGAACGTTTCCGCGAACTCAACCTCAACCCCCTCGAAACCCCCGCCATCCTCCTTTCCCACCACGCCCCCTTCACTTGGGGCAAAACTCCCGCCGCCGGTCTCGACAACAGCACCGCCCTCGAAGTCTGCGCCCAGATGGCCATCCACACCCTCGCCCTCAACCCCTCGGCCACCACCATCCCCGCCCACATCCTCAACAAACACCACTCCCGCAAACACGGCCCCGACGCCTACTACGGTCAAAAAGATTGCGCAAAGTAG
- the recR gene encoding recombination mediator RecR has translation MPLIDYPAPIRELIVQMKSLPGLGPRSAERLVMWLMGRGAGRVGGLAKALGELQERVGICGECGFFLQSGDPCPLCDHPKRDRHLMCVVEAAADVLRLEGSRAFVGLYHVLGGKLSPLDNVTPSDLRIDDLLRRVRELEVTEVILALGADVEGEVTANYLADVLREGGVMVTRLAQGMPAGGGLDHVDELTIFQAMNGRRRMD, from the coding sequence ATGCCATTGATTGATTATCCCGCGCCGATTCGAGAGTTGATTGTGCAGATGAAGAGTCTGCCGGGGCTGGGTCCGCGCAGTGCGGAGCGTTTGGTGATGTGGTTGATGGGACGCGGGGCGGGAAGAGTGGGCGGGCTGGCGAAGGCGTTGGGGGAACTGCAGGAGCGGGTGGGGATTTGTGGGGAGTGTGGGTTTTTCCTGCAGAGTGGCGATCCGTGTCCGCTGTGTGATCACCCGAAGCGCGACCGCCATTTGATGTGCGTTGTGGAGGCGGCAGCGGATGTGCTGAGGTTGGAGGGGAGCCGGGCGTTCGTGGGATTGTATCACGTATTGGGCGGGAAGTTGTCGCCGTTGGACAATGTGACGCCGTCGGATTTGCGGATTGATGATTTGCTGCGCCGGGTTCGCGAGCTGGAAGTGACAGAGGTCATTCTGGCGTTGGGGGCCGATGTGGAAGGGGAGGTAACGGCGAATTATCTGGCGGATGTGTTGCGTGAGGGCGGGGTTATGGTCACCCGATTGGCGCAGGGGATGCCGGCGGGGGGCGGGCTGGATCATGTGGACGAGTTGACGATCTTCCAGGCGATGAACGGGCGGAGAAGGATGGATTAA
- a CDS encoding adenylate/guanylate cyclase domain-containing protein has product MGRSWSASLLIGAMVSGLLLAGYHFTSIFIRAAVEMEGFFLQAFVLPGEGDLWFSLPVQYGYFTVMAFLSAWVCLEQHRVFGKLVYMAGAVFLTVLLSPILAFCGVLFEPLSGAGAIVLAGLAGTFYGGTASIQRARRLQRYFVGRVSTEKFQQLVENKEAVDLCQRKELTVLNCSILNFPDLSSQMEAAELEKMGSFFLRAAAEFLVGRGAYLDNCNAQGLRVFFGLIEKGDDHAVEGCRAALELRLRLVNLEQEILSRWHRKAVFGVALSTGETSVGLFGFREFQFYSAVGEPVDFCRRLSGVNLVYGSQVLMGARTYLMTKDHMEARPMEMVYAPRMHHISEVYELLAEKGKLSEDEARARDEFWHGVVSLRKGTFGEALQHFKLAQMEGREDAPLKYFLERAEAGLKDSDAGKGKGTEGVAGHLRILTTN; this is encoded by the coding sequence ATGGGACGCAGCTGGTCGGCAAGTTTATTGATTGGGGCGATGGTGAGCGGCTTGCTGCTGGCCGGGTATCATTTTACGTCGATCTTCATTCGCGCGGCGGTGGAGATGGAGGGCTTTTTCCTACAGGCATTTGTGCTGCCGGGGGAGGGCGACCTGTGGTTTTCGCTGCCGGTGCAATACGGGTATTTCACGGTGATGGCGTTTCTATCGGCGTGGGTTTGCCTGGAACAGCATCGGGTGTTTGGGAAGCTGGTTTACATGGCGGGGGCGGTGTTTTTGACGGTGTTGCTGTCGCCGATTTTGGCGTTTTGCGGGGTGTTGTTTGAACCGCTGTCAGGGGCTGGTGCGATTGTGCTGGCGGGGTTGGCGGGGACTTTTTATGGAGGCACGGCGAGCATTCAACGGGCGCGGCGGTTGCAGCGATATTTTGTGGGTCGGGTCTCGACGGAGAAGTTTCAGCAGCTGGTGGAGAACAAGGAGGCGGTGGACTTGTGTCAGCGCAAGGAACTGACGGTGCTGAATTGCAGCATTTTGAATTTTCCAGATTTGAGCAGTCAGATGGAAGCGGCGGAGTTGGAGAAGATGGGGTCGTTCTTTCTGCGGGCGGCGGCGGAGTTTTTGGTGGGACGGGGTGCGTATCTGGACAATTGCAATGCGCAGGGATTGCGGGTGTTTTTTGGACTGATAGAAAAGGGGGATGATCATGCGGTCGAGGGCTGCCGGGCGGCGTTGGAACTGCGGCTGAGGCTGGTGAATTTGGAGCAGGAAATTTTAAGTCGCTGGCATCGCAAGGCGGTTTTTGGCGTGGCGTTGTCGACGGGGGAGACCAGTGTGGGGTTGTTTGGGTTTAGGGAGTTTCAGTTTTACAGCGCGGTGGGCGAGCCGGTGGATTTTTGCCGTCGATTGAGCGGGGTGAATCTGGTTTATGGGAGTCAGGTGCTGATGGGGGCGAGGACGTATTTGATGACCAAGGATCACATGGAGGCTCGTCCGATGGAGATGGTTTATGCGCCGCGCATGCATCACATCAGCGAGGTGTATGAGCTGCTGGCGGAGAAGGGTAAACTAAGTGAGGATGAAGCCCGTGCGCGGGATGAGTTTTGGCATGGGGTGGTGAGTCTGCGCAAGGGAACGTTTGGCGAGGCGTTGCAGCATTTTAAGCTGGCGCAGATGGAGGGTCGCGAGGACGCGCCGTTGAAGTATTTCCTGGAACGGGCGGAAGCGGGGTTGAAGGATAGCGATGCGGGCAAGGGGAAAGGCACCGAGGGCGTGGCCGGACATTTGCGGATTTTGACGACGAATTGA
- a CDS encoding AAA family ATPase yields the protein MSDQKPEPPPPSSPEEIGKKLEEFIRNQFGGNVLFSNFQGGKEEPPAVQPPIPNMPEMNAKDDEAWLNFRYKPADVKAHLDRFVIRQDDAKKVLATAVCDHYNHARMLRELQKKDPKAAEKLEFAKQNIIIVGPTGVGKTYLVKHIAELIGVPFVKADATKFSETGYVGADVDDLVRDLVGKAEGNVELAEHGIIYLDEVDKLATQGDKLGRDVSGRGVQTALLKLMEETEVPLHSPNDMRSQIQMMFDMRKGEAPKKQSVNTKNILFVVSGAFSGLEKIIGKRLSKGSIGFGAALREEADAAALRDASTQDFIECGFEAEFIGRLPVRVVCDSLKEDDLFEIMKRSEGSLIRQFEREFLAYGIQAKFEDSALREMAQRAAGERTGARGLVTVWEKALRDFKFELPSLGLQELLIDGELVREPQRVLEMCREKAKTVQVSVAAREVQAFAAQFSEDYGMDISFDAEATQALVERSAREGVALMDLCRKLFKDYPFGLQLVAGNTGEKSFVLPRRAVDEPDRCLSDMVVASYRRAHGDSASSSSAPSSSTDNL from the coding sequence ATGAGTGACCAAAAACCTGAGCCGCCGCCGCCTTCGAGTCCTGAGGAGATCGGGAAGAAGCTGGAGGAGTTTATCCGCAATCAGTTTGGCGGAAATGTGCTGTTTTCGAATTTCCAGGGCGGGAAAGAGGAGCCGCCTGCGGTGCAACCTCCGATCCCCAACATGCCTGAGATGAATGCGAAAGATGATGAGGCGTGGCTGAATTTCCGTTACAAACCGGCGGATGTGAAGGCGCATCTGGATCGGTTTGTGATCCGTCAGGATGATGCGAAGAAGGTTTTGGCGACGGCGGTGTGCGATCATTACAATCACGCGCGGATGTTGCGTGAGTTGCAGAAAAAGGATCCGAAGGCGGCGGAGAAACTGGAGTTTGCGAAGCAGAATATCATCATTGTGGGGCCGACGGGGGTGGGGAAAACTTATCTGGTGAAGCACATTGCGGAGCTGATCGGGGTGCCGTTTGTGAAGGCGGATGCCACGAAGTTCAGTGAGACCGGGTATGTGGGGGCGGATGTGGACGACTTGGTAAGGGATCTGGTGGGCAAGGCGGAAGGGAATGTGGAGCTGGCGGAACACGGGATCATTTATTTGGATGAGGTGGACAAGCTCGCGACGCAGGGGGACAAACTGGGGCGGGATGTGAGCGGTCGCGGCGTGCAGACGGCGTTGCTGAAGCTGATGGAGGAGACGGAGGTGCCGTTGCATTCGCCGAATGACATGCGCTCGCAAATCCAAATGATGTTCGACATGCGCAAGGGCGAGGCACCGAAGAAGCAGAGTGTGAACACGAAGAACATTCTCTTTGTGGTGAGTGGGGCGTTCAGTGGGTTGGAGAAGATCATTGGCAAACGCTTGAGCAAGGGGAGCATTGGGTTTGGGGCTGCGTTGCGTGAGGAGGCGGATGCGGCGGCGTTGCGGGATGCGAGCACGCAGGATTTTATCGAGTGTGGTTTTGAGGCGGAGTTTATTGGTCGGCTGCCGGTGCGGGTGGTGTGCGATTCGCTCAAGGAAGATGATTTGTTTGAGATCATGAAGCGCAGTGAAGGAAGTCTCATTCGGCAGTTTGAGCGTGAGTTCCTGGCTTATGGGATTCAGGCGAAGTTTGAGGATTCGGCGTTGCGCGAGATGGCTCAGCGGGCGGCTGGGGAAAGGACGGGGGCGCGGGGATTGGTGACGGTTTGGGAGAAGGCGTTGCGCGATTTCAAGTTTGAGCTGCCGAGCCTGGGTCTGCAGGAGTTGCTGATCGATGGTGAATTGGTGAGGGAACCGCAGCGGGTGCTGGAGATGTGCCGGGAGAAGGCGAAGACAGTGCAGGTGAGCGTGGCGGCGCGTGAGGTGCAGGCTTTTGCGGCGCAGTTCAGCGAGGACTACGGGATGGACATTTCTTTCGATGCAGAGGCGACGCAGGCATTGGTGGAGCGGAGCGCTCGCGAGGGGGTGGCGTTGATGGATTTGTGTCGGAAACTGTTCAAGGATTATCCCTTTGGGCTGCAATTGGTGGCGGGAAACACGGGCGAGAAATCTTTTGTGTTGCCGCGTCGTGCGGTGGATGAGCCGGATCGTTGTCTGAGCGACATGGTGGTGGCTTCCTACCGTCGTGCGCATGGGGATTCGGCCTCATCTTCATCGGCACCATCATCTTCAACGGATAATCTTTGA